The proteins below are encoded in one region of Nakamurella flava:
- a CDS encoding 3-oxoacyl-ACP synthase III — protein sequence MGGNSIHRFSNTSVLSVCAIDAPKSVTSAAIDAELAEVYQRVNLRPGMMQRLAGIEERRWWNEGTTFVDGAAMAGAKAMAEAGVQPGEIGLIVNTSVSRAHLEPSTAVAVHHTLGLPTSCLNFDVTNACLGFVNGMQLASAMIDNGQIDYALVVNGEDAQEIHTKTIERLRNGADDARSVYEQFASLTLGSGAAAMVLGRTDRHPEGHRYLGGVTRAGSEHHLLCVGTMDHMQTDSTGLMNAGIALSADLWAESADDFGWRSGISRYVMHQVSNVHTRAIAKVFDLDLERVPLTFPQRGNLGPAAIPFTLAGVVDELAAGDRVLLLGIGSGLNASITEIVW from the coding sequence GTGGGCGGCAACTCCATACATCGGTTCAGCAACACGTCGGTGCTGTCCGTCTGCGCCATCGACGCGCCGAAGTCCGTGACGTCGGCCGCCATCGACGCCGAACTGGCCGAGGTGTACCAGCGGGTCAACCTGCGCCCGGGAATGATGCAGCGGCTGGCCGGCATCGAGGAGCGGCGCTGGTGGAACGAGGGCACCACGTTCGTCGACGGGGCCGCGATGGCCGGCGCCAAGGCCATGGCCGAGGCGGGAGTGCAGCCCGGTGAGATCGGGCTGATCGTCAACACCAGTGTCAGCCGGGCCCACCTGGAACCGTCGACCGCGGTGGCCGTGCACCACACGCTGGGCCTGCCGACCTCCTGTCTGAACTTCGATGTCACCAACGCCTGTCTCGGCTTCGTCAACGGCATGCAACTGGCCTCCGCGATGATCGACAACGGCCAGATCGACTACGCCCTCGTCGTCAACGGCGAGGACGCGCAGGAGATCCACACCAAGACCATCGAGCGGCTGCGCAACGGGGCCGACGACGCCCGCTCGGTCTACGAGCAGTTCGCCTCCCTGACCCTGGGCTCCGGCGCCGCGGCGATGGTGCTCGGCCGGACCGACCGGCACCCCGAGGGTCACCGCTACCTCGGTGGTGTCACCCGGGCCGGCAGCGAACACCACCTGCTGTGCGTGGGCACGATGGACCACATGCAGACCGACAGCACCGGTCTGATGAACGCCGGGATCGCGCTGTCCGCCGACCTGTGGGCCGAATCGGCCGACGACTTCGGCTGGCGGTCCGGCATCAGCCGCTACGTCATGCACCAGGTCAGCAACGTGCACACCCGGGCCATCGCCAAGGTCTTCGACCTCGACCTCGAGCGGGTCCCGCTGACGTTCCCGCAGCGGGGCAACCTCGGCCCGGCGGCCATCCCGTTCACGCTGGCCGGCGTGGTCGACGAACTCGCCGCCGGGGATCGGGTCCTGCTGCTGGGGATCGGTTCCGGCCTGAACGCCTCGATCACCGAGATCGTCTGGTGA
- a CDS encoding DUF4395 domain-containing protein, producing the protein MKLLSFPNPVNEKAARAVAGLVVLLSAAILITRSPWLIGLLALGFWARVASGPRFSVFGQIATRVIAPRLGAPRLVPGPPKRFAQTIGATLSTGALVAYLLGAPTVAWVLVGAIVVAASLEAALGICLGCLIFGRLQQLGVIPASVCEACNNVGRRVTVPTGAQRS; encoded by the coding sequence GTGAAGCTGTTGTCGTTCCCCAACCCGGTCAACGAGAAGGCCGCCCGCGCGGTCGCCGGTCTGGTCGTGCTGCTGTCCGCGGCCATCCTGATCACCCGCTCGCCGTGGCTGATCGGCCTGCTCGCGCTCGGTTTCTGGGCCAGAGTGGCGTCGGGTCCGCGGTTCTCGGTGTTCGGTCAGATCGCCACCCGGGTGATCGCACCCCGGCTGGGCGCGCCGCGACTGGTGCCCGGGCCGCCCAAGCGGTTCGCGCAGACCATCGGCGCCACCCTGTCCACCGGCGCGTTGGTGGCCTACCTGCTCGGCGCCCCCACGGTGGCCTGGGTGCTGGTCGGCGCCATCGTCGTCGCCGCGTCACTGGAGGCCGCGCTGGGGATCTGCCTGGGCTGCCTGATCTTCGGCCGTTTGCAGCAACTCGGCGTCATCCCCGCCTCAGTGTGCGAGGCCTGCAACAACGTCGGCCGCCGGGTCACCGTCCCGACGGGCGCCCAGCGGTCCTGA
- a CDS encoding sirohydrochlorin chelatase: MSVLTTEPGPDAPGPGHAPVLVGLAHGSRDPRAAVTIAEVMAATAALRPGLIAVPAFLDLASPDLLEAVQQVQARDGAQQAVVLPLLFTEAFHATVDVPEAVAETAEATGVDLTVGGILGMGEEVLAALVDTAAAAGIGADDGILLLAVGSSRASANQAVHELAARWAAARPGPVLAGFATMDTPEAPSAATVIRRLAGDGHRVGIVPLFLAPGLLLDQVADKAAALVPDGEVRVAAPLGTALAGLVLRRYDQAREVLA; encoded by the coding sequence GTGTCCGTGCTGACAACCGAACCCGGTCCGGACGCTCCCGGGCCGGGTCACGCCCCGGTGCTGGTCGGCCTGGCCCACGGCAGCCGGGACCCGCGGGCGGCGGTGACCATCGCCGAGGTGATGGCCGCGACCGCCGCGCTGCGGCCCGGGCTGATCGCCGTGCCCGCGTTCCTCGACCTGGCCAGCCCCGACCTGCTCGAAGCCGTCCAGCAGGTGCAGGCCCGGGACGGTGCGCAGCAGGCGGTGGTGCTGCCGCTGCTGTTCACCGAGGCGTTCCACGCCACTGTCGACGTCCCCGAGGCGGTGGCCGAGACGGCGGAGGCCACCGGGGTGGATCTCACCGTGGGCGGCATCCTCGGCATGGGGGAGGAGGTGCTGGCCGCGCTGGTCGACACCGCCGCCGCAGCCGGTATCGGAGCCGACGACGGCATCCTGCTGCTGGCCGTCGGGTCGTCCCGCGCGTCCGCCAACCAGGCGGTGCACGAGCTGGCGGCGCGGTGGGCCGCTGCCCGCCCCGGTCCGGTGCTGGCCGGCTTCGCGACCATGGACACGCCGGAGGCACCGTCGGCGGCCACCGTCATCCGACGGTTGGCCGGTGACGGCCACCGGGTGGGCATCGTTCCGCTGTTCCTGGCCCCGGGCCTGCTGCTGGACCAGGTCGCCGACAAGGCGGCGGCCTTGGTACCGGACGGCGAGGTGCGGGTGGCCGCCCCGCTCGGCACCGCGCTGGCCGGTCTGGTGCTGCGCCGTTACGACCAAGCGCGAGAGGTGCTGGCGTGA
- a CDS encoding ABC transporter permease has translation MPALDTPQGPGARLIAPPEPVEREDTAAVGAGLDALEAPTAERSSWWRRTSRSIVPPLLAIGVVFVVWQVLYWLKVKPEVMLPAPSAVWQEFLRLAEGGQAWQAIWTSLSRGLLGFAMAIVIGTVLGLLVARLKWLRASIGPLLTGLQSLPSVAWVPMAILFFQISPAMIYAVVLLGAVPSVANGLVAGIDHVPPIYTRVGQVLGMGKSALVRQVLLPAALPGYLAGLRQGWAFSWRSLMAAELIVTSTKLGFGLGQLMQQGRDLSDAPMLYSGLLLIFFVGVGIELVVFRPLERVILDARGLKPYGS, from the coding sequence ATGCCCGCGCTTGACACCCCCCAGGGCCCAGGGGCCCGCCTGATCGCCCCGCCGGAGCCGGTGGAGCGGGAGGACACCGCTGCCGTCGGCGCCGGTCTGGACGCCCTGGAGGCTCCCACCGCCGAGCGCAGTTCCTGGTGGCGCCGGACATCCCGGTCGATCGTCCCGCCGCTGCTGGCCATCGGAGTCGTCTTCGTCGTCTGGCAGGTCCTGTACTGGCTGAAGGTCAAGCCGGAGGTCATGCTGCCGGCTCCGTCCGCGGTGTGGCAGGAGTTCCTGCGGCTGGCCGAGGGCGGCCAGGCGTGGCAGGCGATCTGGACCAGCCTGTCCCGCGGTCTGCTGGGCTTCGCGATGGCCATCGTCATCGGCACCGTGCTCGGCCTGCTGGTGGCCCGGCTCAAGTGGCTGCGGGCCTCGATCGGTCCGCTGCTGACCGGTCTGCAGTCGCTGCCGTCCGTGGCCTGGGTCCCGATGGCCATCCTGTTCTTCCAGATCAGCCCGGCGATGATCTACGCCGTCGTGCTGCTGGGCGCGGTGCCGTCGGTGGCCAACGGCCTGGTCGCCGGTATCGACCACGTCCCGCCGATCTACACCCGCGTCGGCCAGGTGCTCGGCATGGGCAAGTCCGCCCTGGTCCGGCAGGTGCTGTTGCCCGCCGCGCTGCCCGGCTACCTCGCCGGACTGCGGCAGGGCTGGGCGTTCTCCTGGCGCTCGCTGATGGCGGCCGAGCTGATCGTCACCTCGACCAAGCTGGGCTTCGGCCTCGGCCAGCTGATGCAGCAGGGCCGCGACCTGTCCGACGCCCCGATGCTGTACTCGGGCCTGCTGCTGATCTTCTTCGTCGGCGTCGGCATCGAGCTGGTGGTGTTCCGCCCGCTGGAGCGGGTCATTCTGGATGCCCGCGGCCTCAAGCCGTACGGGTCCTGA
- a CDS encoding ABC transporter ATP-binding protein — MLEASIRQERAAVTIDGVSKVYGGSKGRRVAALDTIDLKVAPGEFVCLLGASGCGKSTLLNLIAGLDRPTSGTVTVEGRPALMFQEAALFPWLTAGKNVQLALKYAGVPRADRAARADELLELVRLAGTANRRVHELSGGQRQRVALARALAQDGHVLLMDEPFAALDAITRDVMHDELTRVWKRTGNSVVFVTHNVREAVRLGQRVVLLSSRPGRVIREWAVEIPGPRTIEHPEVAALAAEITVQLREEIAKHARA, encoded by the coding sequence CTGCTGGAGGCGTCCATCCGGCAGGAACGGGCGGCCGTCACCATCGACGGCGTCTCCAAGGTCTACGGCGGCAGCAAGGGCCGCCGGGTGGCCGCGCTGGACACCATCGACCTGAAGGTCGCCCCGGGCGAGTTCGTCTGCCTGCTGGGCGCTTCCGGCTGCGGCAAGTCCACGCTGCTGAACCTCATCGCCGGTCTGGACCGGCCGACCAGCGGCACCGTCACCGTCGAGGGACGGCCGGCGCTGATGTTCCAGGAGGCCGCCCTCTTCCCGTGGCTGACCGCGGGCAAGAACGTCCAGCTGGCCCTGAAGTACGCCGGCGTCCCGCGGGCCGACCGGGCGGCCCGGGCCGACGAGCTGCTCGAACTTGTCCGGCTGGCCGGCACCGCGAACCGCCGGGTGCACGAGCTGTCCGGCGGTCAGCGGCAGCGGGTCGCGCTGGCCCGGGCCCTGGCCCAGGACGGGCACGTGCTGCTGATGGACGAGCCGTTCGCGGCCCTGGACGCCATCACCCGCGACGTCATGCACGACGAGCTGACCCGGGTGTGGAAGCGCACCGGCAACTCCGTCGTCTTCGTGACCCACAACGTCCGCGAGGCGGTGCGGCTCGGCCAGCGGGTCGTGCTCCTGTCGTCGCGGCCCGGCCGGGTCATCCGCGAGTGGGCCGTGGAGATCCCCGGCCCCCGCACCATCGAGCACCCCGAGGTGGCGGCGCTGGCGGCGGAGATCACCGTCCAGCTCCGGGAGGAGATCGCCAAACATGCCCGCGCTTGA
- a CDS encoding ABC transporter substrate-binding protein yields the protein MLSTLRSARRRAPRRTPRPLALVALAAAAATVLSACGSSSDSGATAAGTSGGSGSSAALRLGYFPNVTHAGAVLGVKDGTFQQALGSTKLETTTFNAGPAATEALLSGSIDATFIGPNPAINAFAKSGGEAIRIIAGTTADGAAFVVKPEINSAADLKGKTLASPQLGGTQDVALRKWLLDNGLKTQTTGGSDVDIVNQENAQTLDLFKSGQIDGAWLPEPWASRLVLDAGGKVLVDEKTLWPNEQFLTTHLIVSTSYLKDHPEQVQALLKGLVTETQKIESDPATAQTELNAAIGELTGKPLSDAVIQRSFTEIQPTWDPLAATLPTIADDGVTAGTLTSKPDLKGIYDLTLLNKVLADAGQPQVSDGGLGQGS from the coding sequence GTGCTGTCGACCCTGCGCTCCGCCCGCCGACGAGCCCCTCGTCGCACCCCCCGTCCCTTGGCTCTCGTCGCCCTCGCCGCCGCGGCGGCCACCGTGCTCTCCGCCTGCGGTTCGTCGTCGGACTCCGGTGCGACCGCGGCCGGAACCTCTGGTGGCAGCGGCAGTTCCGCCGCCCTCCGCCTCGGCTACTTCCCGAACGTGACCCACGCCGGTGCCGTCCTCGGCGTCAAGGACGGGACGTTCCAGCAGGCCCTGGGCTCCACCAAGCTCGAGACGACGACCTTCAACGCCGGCCCGGCCGCCACCGAGGCGCTGCTGTCCGGCTCGATCGACGCGACGTTCATCGGCCCCAACCCGGCCATCAACGCGTTCGCGAAGTCGGGCGGCGAGGCCATCCGCATCATCGCCGGCACCACCGCCGACGGCGCCGCCTTCGTCGTCAAGCCGGAGATCAACTCCGCGGCCGACCTCAAGGGCAAGACACTGGCGAGCCCGCAGCTGGGCGGCACCCAGGACGTCGCCCTGCGGAAGTGGCTGCTGGACAACGGGCTCAAGACGCAGACCACCGGCGGGTCCGACGTCGACATCGTCAACCAGGAGAACGCGCAGACGCTGGACCTGTTCAAGTCCGGCCAGATCGACGGCGCCTGGCTGCCCGAGCCGTGGGCGTCCCGGCTGGTGCTCGACGCCGGCGGCAAGGTGCTGGTCGACGAGAAGACGCTGTGGCCGAACGAGCAGTTCCTCACCACGCACCTGATCGTCAGCACCTCCTACCTGAAGGACCACCCGGAGCAGGTGCAGGCGCTGCTCAAGGGCCTGGTCACCGAGACCCAGAAGATCGAGTCCGATCCGGCGACCGCGCAGACCGAGTTGAACGCCGCGATCGGGGAACTGACCGGGAAGCCGCTGTCCGACGCTGTGATCCAGCGGTCGTTCACGGAGATCCAGCCGACGTGGGATCCGCTGGCGGCCACCCTGCCGACCATCGCGGACGACGGCGTCACCGCCGGAACCCTCACCAGCAAGCCGGATCTCAAGGGCATCTACGACCTCACCCTGCTGAACAAGGTGCTCGCCGACGCCGGTCAGCCCCAGGTCAGCGACGGCGGACTGGGGCAGGGCTCGTGA
- a CDS encoding sulfate adenylyltransferase subunit 1, with product MTAQTDTLAPVSALAHDLAEELTTNRALLRFATAGSVDDGKSTLVGRLLHDSKSVLSDQLDSVERTSAARGLDTPDLSLLVDGLRAEREQGITIDVAYRYFATPARTFILADTPGHVQYTRNTVTGASTVDLVVILVDARTGVVAQTRRHAAVAALLGVPHLLLAVNKIDLVDYDEAVFDRIAADFDVYARDLGIGEVTAIPISALHGDNVVTRSERIGWYDGPSVLEHLENVELDSDHKAQGELRFPVQYVIRPRSDELPDYRGYAGRVAAGTVRPGDEVVVLPSGRRSRVAAVDTADGTVDLAAAGDSVTLLLDDDVDLSRGDLIVGPGQTPEPVTSFAVTVTQLAEKPLLPNARVLLRYGTTLTRALVTSIDGRLDIDALRFTPAPDSLALNDIARITVRTADPLPVEDYRPGGAVGSLLLIDPADGASLAAGMVGDRVAALHPERHAAAPEETTPAEEDWL from the coding sequence ATGACCGCCCAGACCGACACCCTCGCCCCGGTCAGCGCGCTGGCGCACGACCTCGCCGAGGAACTCACCACCAACCGGGCGCTGCTCCGGTTCGCCACCGCCGGCTCCGTCGACGACGGCAAGTCGACCCTGGTCGGCCGTCTGCTGCACGACTCGAAGTCCGTGCTGTCCGATCAGCTGGACTCGGTGGAGCGCACCTCGGCCGCCCGCGGCCTGGACACCCCGGACCTGTCCCTGCTGGTCGACGGCCTGCGGGCCGAACGCGAGCAGGGCATCACCATCGACGTGGCGTACCGCTACTTCGCGACCCCGGCCCGGACGTTCATCCTGGCCGACACCCCGGGGCACGTGCAGTACACCCGGAACACGGTGACCGGCGCGTCGACCGTCGACCTGGTGGTGATCCTGGTCGACGCCCGCACCGGGGTGGTCGCGCAGACCCGTCGGCACGCCGCGGTGGCCGCCCTGCTGGGTGTGCCGCACCTGCTGCTGGCGGTCAACAAGATCGATCTGGTCGACTACGACGAGGCCGTCTTCGATCGGATCGCCGCCGACTTCGACGTCTACGCCCGGGATCTGGGTATCGGTGAGGTCACCGCCATCCCGATCTCGGCCCTGCACGGCGACAACGTCGTCACGCGTTCCGAGCGGATCGGCTGGTACGACGGGCCCAGCGTGCTGGAGCACCTGGAGAACGTCGAGCTCGACTCCGACCACAAGGCGCAGGGCGAACTGCGGTTCCCCGTCCAGTACGTCATCCGCCCACGGTCGGACGAGCTGCCCGACTACCGCGGCTACGCGGGCCGGGTGGCCGCCGGCACCGTCCGGCCCGGCGACGAGGTCGTTGTGCTGCCGTCCGGACGGCGCAGTCGGGTCGCCGCGGTCGACACCGCCGACGGCACCGTGGATCTGGCCGCCGCCGGTGATTCGGTCACCCTGCTGCTGGACGACGACGTCGACCTCTCCCGCGGCGACCTCATCGTCGGTCCGGGCCAGACCCCGGAACCGGTGACCAGTTTCGCGGTCACCGTGACCCAGCTGGCCGAGAAGCCGTTGCTGCCCAACGCCCGGGTGCTGCTGCGCTACGGCACCACGCTGACCCGGGCGCTGGTCACGTCCATCGACGGTCGGTTGGACATTGACGCTCTGCGGTTCACCCCGGCCCCGGACTCGCTGGCGCTCAACGACATCGCCCGGATCACCGTCCGCACCGCCGACCCGCTGCCGGTCGAGGACTACCGGCCCGGCGGCGCGGTGGGGTCCCTGCTGCTCATCGATCCGGCCGACGGTGCGTCGTTGGCCGCCGGCATGGTCGGCGACCGTGTCGCCGCCCTGCACCCCGAACGGCACGCCGCCGCTCCGGAGGAAACCACCCCCGCCGAGGAGGACTGGCTGTGA
- the cysD gene encoding sulfate adenylyltransferase subunit CysD encodes MAPARSLSPHLRALESEAIHILREVAGQFDRPVILFSAGKDSVLVLHLARKAFAPAPLPFSLLHVDTGHNFPEVIEYRDRVVAEGGLRLDVAHVQDWIDDGRLTERPDGTRNPLQTVPLLDTIVAHQHDAVIGGARRDEERSRAKERIFSLRDAFGGWDPRKQRPELWSLYNGKHAPGEHLRVFPLSNWTELDVWNYIEAENIDLPQIYYTHQREVFSRNGMWLSPGEWGGPRDGEELQVRTVRYRTVGDMSCTGAVESTAATVREVIEEIVHTRITERGATRADDKLSEAAMEDRKREGYF; translated from the coding sequence GTGGCCCCGGCCCGGAGCCTGAGCCCGCACCTGCGGGCCCTGGAATCCGAGGCCATCCACATCCTGCGGGAGGTGGCCGGCCAGTTCGACCGACCGGTCATCCTGTTCTCGGCCGGTAAGGACTCGGTGCTCGTCCTGCACCTGGCCCGGAAGGCGTTCGCGCCGGCGCCACTGCCGTTCTCGTTGCTGCACGTCGACACCGGGCACAACTTCCCCGAGGTCATCGAGTACCGGGACCGCGTCGTCGCCGAGGGCGGCCTGCGCCTCGACGTGGCCCACGTCCAGGACTGGATCGACGACGGGCGGCTCACCGAGCGGCCGGACGGCACCCGCAACCCGCTGCAGACCGTGCCGCTGCTGGACACCATCGTCGCCCATCAGCACGACGCCGTCATCGGTGGTGCCCGGCGGGACGAGGAGCGCTCGCGGGCCAAGGAGCGCATCTTCTCGCTGCGCGACGCGTTCGGCGGCTGGGACCCGCGCAAGCAGCGTCCCGAGCTGTGGAGCCTCTACAACGGCAAGCACGCGCCCGGCGAGCACCTGCGGGTCTTCCCGCTGTCCAACTGGACCGAGCTGGACGTCTGGAACTACATCGAGGCCGAGAACATCGACCTCCCGCAGATCTACTACACCCACCAGCGGGAGGTGTTCTCCCGTAACGGCATGTGGCTGTCGCCGGGGGAGTGGGGCGGCCCGCGCGACGGTGAGGAGCTGCAGGTCCGGACGGTGCGGTACCGCACCGTGGGCGACATGTCCTGCACCGGCGCCGTCGAGTCCACCGCGGCCACCGTGCGCGAGGTCATCGAGGAGATCGTGCACACCCGCATCACCGAACGCGGCGCCACCCGGGCCGACGACAAGCTCAGCGAAGCCGCCATGGAAGACCGCAAGCGCGAGGGGTACTTCTAG
- the cysC gene encoding adenylyl-sulfate kinase produces MTDTSTLAADPAAPARTAGGTLWLTGLPSAGKTTLARALATQLTERGLDVEILDGDEVRTHLSAGLGFSKADRETQVTRIGYVAELLARHGVLVLVPVIAPYADARAKVAAHHADKGTAHWQVHLSTSVDVCAERDVKGLYAKAFRGEISQMTGVDDPYEIPENPDLRIDTAAVTQDAAVAALIGLLTERGAL; encoded by the coding sequence ATGACCGACACGTCCACCCTGGCCGCCGATCCGGCGGCCCCGGCGCGAACGGCCGGTGGCACGTTGTGGCTGACCGGCCTGCCCAGCGCCGGCAAGACCACGCTGGCCCGCGCCCTGGCCACGCAGCTCACCGAGCGCGGCCTGGACGTCGAGATCCTGGACGGCGACGAGGTGCGCACGCACCTGTCGGCCGGGCTCGGCTTCTCCAAGGCCGACCGCGAGACCCAGGTGACCCGCATCGGCTACGTCGCCGAGTTGCTCGCCCGGCACGGGGTTCTCGTGCTGGTGCCGGTCATCGCGCCGTACGCCGACGCCCGCGCCAAGGTCGCCGCCCACCACGCCGACAAGGGCACCGCCCACTGGCAGGTCCACCTGTCGACGTCCGTCGACGTCTGCGCCGAACGGGACGTGAAGGGGCTGTACGCCAAGGCGTTCCGCGGCGAGATCAGCCAGATGACCGGGGTCGACGACCCCTATGAGATCCCGGAGAACCCGGATCTGCGGATCGACACCGCCGCTGTCACCCAGGACGCCGCCGTCGCCGCCCTGATCGGCCTGCTGACCGAAAGGGGCGCCCTGTGA
- a CDS encoding phosphoadenylyl-sulfate reductase: MTLAHHPVDGAAQAVSRSPRSGAAPVPVGVPRVRKAARSAEELGSIARRGALELADATAIEILRWAGEQFGTRLAVTASMQDTVLAHLAARAVPGIDVLFLDTGYHFVETIGTADAVEAVYDVTLQRVLPAQTVAEQDAELGKDLFARDPDLCCSLRKVAPLNRALRDFDAWATGVRRVEAPTRANTPVVQFDVKRGKVRLAPLAAWTDDDVDRYISEHGVLVNPLLSDEYPSIGCEPCTHRVLPGQNARAGRWAGSTKTECGINT, encoded by the coding sequence ATGACGCTCGCCCATCACCCCGTGGACGGTGCCGCGCAAGCGGTCTCGCGTTCCCCGCGCTCCGGCGCGGCTCCCGTGCCGGTCGGCGTGCCCCGCGTCCGCAAGGCCGCCCGGTCGGCCGAGGAGCTGGGGTCGATCGCCCGCCGCGGTGCCCTGGAACTGGCCGACGCCACCGCGATCGAGATCCTGCGGTGGGCGGGCGAGCAGTTCGGCACCCGGCTGGCCGTCACCGCCTCGATGCAGGACACCGTGCTGGCCCACCTGGCGGCCCGCGCGGTGCCGGGGATCGACGTGCTGTTCCTGGACACCGGCTACCACTTCGTCGAGACCATCGGCACAGCCGACGCGGTGGAAGCGGTGTACGACGTCACCCTGCAGCGGGTGCTCCCGGCCCAGACGGTCGCCGAGCAGGACGCCGAGCTGGGCAAGGATCTGTTCGCCCGGGATCCCGACCTGTGCTGCTCGCTGCGCAAGGTCGCGCCACTGAACCGGGCGCTCCGTGACTTCGACGCCTGGGCCACCGGGGTCCGTCGCGTCGAGGCGCCGACCCGGGCGAACACCCCGGTGGTGCAGTTCGACGTGAAGCGGGGCAAGGTCCGTCTGGCCCCGTTGGCGGCGTGGACGGACGACGACGTCGACCGCTACATCTCCGAGCACGGCGTGCTCGTCAACCCCCTGCTCAGTGACGAATACCCGTCCATCGGCTGCGAGCCGTGCACGCACCGGGTGCTGCCCGGGCAGAACGCACGGGCCGGCCGCTGGGCGGGATCCACCAAGACCGAATGCGGGATCAACACATGA
- a CDS encoding nitrite/sulfite reductase: MSSVSPQTERVAPEGASAAPAAAAVTPERPARAARPAAAERPARRPRTAKGQGQWALGYREPLNPNERMKKDDDGLNVRARIENIYRHTGYDGVDPGDLRGRFRWWGLYTQRAPGIDGGRTAVLEPEELEDKYFMLRVRVDGGQLTTAALRTIGEVSTTYARDTADVTDRQNIQLHWIRIEDVPAIWDAVEGVGLSTAEACGDVPRVILGSPVAGIAKDEIIDGTPAIEAIVERYIGSKEFSNLPRKFKTAITGSPRQDLLHEVHDLAFVGVVHPEHGPGFDVWVGGGLSTNPMLGQRLGVWVPLDEVPEVWAGVVGIFRDYGYRRLRNHARLKFLMADWGAQKFREVLESPKYLDRALVDGPAPEPYAGARDHVGVHEQNDGRFYVGITPTVGRVSGTLLTRLADLVEAHGSQRVRLTADQAIVVLDLEAERIDSFLAGLDELGLTATPSTFKRNMMACTGIEFCKLAIVETKARGIALVDALETRLADELDSLPAISININGCPNACARTQIADIGLKGMIVTGADGEQHEGFQVHLGGSLGLAPGFGKKLRGHKITGDELPDYVERVVRRFTEQRDGDEPFAQWVARAEEAALR; the protein is encoded by the coding sequence GTGTCTTCTGTTTCGCCCCAGACCGAGCGCGTCGCGCCCGAGGGTGCTTCAGCCGCCCCTGCGGCTGCTGCCGTCACCCCCGAGCGGCCGGCCCGCGCCGCCCGCCCGGCCGCGGCCGAGCGTCCGGCCCGCCGTCCGCGCACGGCCAAGGGGCAGGGCCAGTGGGCGTTGGGCTACCGCGAACCGCTCAACCCCAACGAGCGGATGAAGAAGGACGACGACGGCCTGAACGTCCGGGCCCGCATCGAGAACATCTACCGGCACACCGGTTACGACGGCGTCGACCCCGGTGACCTGCGCGGTCGGTTCCGCTGGTGGGGCCTCTACACCCAGCGTGCCCCCGGGATCGACGGCGGTCGCACCGCGGTCCTCGAGCCCGAGGAGCTCGAGGACAAGTACTTCATGCTGCGCGTCCGCGTCGACGGCGGTCAGCTGACCACGGCGGCGCTGCGCACCATCGGCGAGGTCTCCACCACCTACGCCCGGGACACCGCCGACGTCACCGACCGGCAGAACATCCAGCTGCACTGGATCCGCATCGAGGACGTCCCGGCCATCTGGGACGCCGTCGAAGGCGTGGGTCTGAGCACGGCCGAGGCCTGCGGCGACGTGCCCCGCGTCATCCTCGGCTCGCCGGTCGCCGGCATCGCCAAGGACGAGATCATCGACGGCACCCCGGCCATCGAGGCGATCGTCGAGCGGTACATCGGCAGCAAGGAGTTCTCGAACCTGCCGCGCAAGTTCAAGACCGCCATCACCGGCTCGCCCCGGCAGGACCTGCTGCACGAGGTCCACGACCTGGCCTTCGTTGGCGTGGTGCACCCCGAACACGGCCCCGGCTTCGACGTCTGGGTCGGCGGCGGCCTGTCCACCAACCCCATGCTCGGCCAGCGGCTGGGCGTCTGGGTGCCGCTGGACGAGGTGCCCGAGGTGTGGGCCGGCGTCGTCGGCATCTTCCGTGACTACGGCTACCGCCGGCTGCGCAACCACGCCCGGCTGAAGTTCCTGATGGCCGACTGGGGGGCCCAGAAGTTCCGTGAGGTGCTCGAGTCGCCCAAGTACCTGGACCGTGCGCTCGTCGACGGACCGGCGCCGGAGCCGTACGCCGGTGCCCGGGACCACGTCGGCGTGCACGAGCAGAACGACGGCCGCTTCTACGTCGGCATCACCCCGACCGTCGGCCGCGTCTCCGGCACCCTGCTGACCCGGCTGGCCGACCTGGTCGAGGCCCACGGCTCGCAGCGGGTCCGGCTGACCGCCGACCAGGCGATCGTCGTCCTCGACCTCGAGGCCGAGCGGATCGACTCGTTCCTGGCCGGTCTGGACGAGCTGGGACTCACCGCGACCCCGTCGACGTTCAAGCGGAACATGATGGCCTGCACCGGGATCGAGTTCTGCAAGCTCGCGATCGTCGAGACCAAGGCGCGCGGCATCGCGCTGGTCGACGCGCTGGAGACCCGGCTCGCCGACGAGCTCGACAGCCTGCCGGCCATTTCGATCAACATCAACGGCTGCCCGAATGCCTGCGCCCGCACCCAGATCGCCGACATCGGCCTGAAGGGCATGATCGTCACCGGCGCGGACGGCGAGCAGCACGAGGGCTTCCAGGTGCACCTGGGCGGAAGCCTCGGCCTGGCGCCCGGTTTCGGCAAGAAGCTGCGCGGACACAAGATCACCGGTGACGAACTGCCTGACTACGTCGAGCGGGTCGTCCGGCGGTTCACCGAGCAGCGCGACGGCGACGAGCCGTTCGCGCAGTGGGTGGCCCGGGCCGAGGAAGCGGCCCTGCGATGA